The proteins below come from a single Oryzias latipes chromosome 14, ASM223467v1 genomic window:
- the LOC101168480 gene encoding SLAIN motif-containing protein-like, which yields MIEDLSQKTDVQDHSESSWYQYFCSQAEFEPRASHDPFSCELQDENQQGNIWADTESGQVQRCTDRSFAKDARLRLEVLKSGCDLSSCCVTDSTLNSSNSEEDFSDCEETTESALDLVEILNIEDDEQDEQSWLYEPQKKQPLVEKGSALRWCRQVLDNRSPEMEIACRLLMNKLDQRSRHQVFGCSSAFHHGVNGSSVDKSSVMSSFSDSNSLDCSEENFPLDSSPASYKLQDITDVHIMARIQEASLRHDYVSMPSAYSRNQQKPTSCFNTATENTDEPVHENKVRACFPSSLPSVGSSRCLSPAPATKQMCQSPKLSRLHEQVTQFKLLKRAQNQAASTGLARSPLRTSLRSLQAVRNSRSLETDDYQTAGQRSNAQPDVSSTRTACGFRSLSPASANFHNLKQSSRAGSVRVAAVKGLQRSQSLSPCRIPHPAKGYLPVHGRVFASPERPTTAAWSTRAPPVQRGKT from the exons ATGATTGAGGATCTTTCTCAGAAGACGGATGTCCAAGACCACTCTGAAAGCAGCTGGTACCAGTACTTCTGCAGCCAGGCGGAGTTTGAGCCGAGAGCGAGTCACGATCCTTTCAGCTGTGAGCTGCAGGATGAAAATCAACAAGGCAACATCTGGGCTGATACCGAATCTGGACAAGTGCAAAGATGTACAGATCGATCCTTCGCCAAGGATGCTAGATTAAGACTTGAAGTTTTGAAGTCAGGCTGCGATCTGTCATCCTGCTGCGTCACGGACAGCACGCTGAACAGCTCCAACTCTGAAGAGGACTTCTCTGATTGTGAAGAGACTACAGAGTCAGCTTTGGACTTGGTGGAGATCCTTAATATAGAGGATGATGAGCAGGATGAACAGAGCTG GTTGTATGAACCTCAGAAGAAGCAGCCACTTGTTGAGAAGGGCTCTGCACTCAGGTGGTGTCGACAGGTGCTCGATAACCGCAGCCCTGAGATGGAGATTGCATGTCGTCTGCTTATGAACAAGCTGGACCAaa GATCGAGGCATCAGGTCTTTGGGTGTTCCTCAGCTTTCCATCATGGTGTGAATGGATCTTCTGTGGACAAAAGCTCTGTCATGTCATCATTCAGTGACTCCAACAGTTTAG ATTGCAGTGAAGAGAATTTTCCCCTTGATTCTAGTCCTGCAAGCTACAAACTGCAGGACATCACAGATGTTCACATTATGGCTCGAATACAAGAAGCAA GTTTAAGACACGACTATGTTTCCATGCCATCTGCATACAGTAGAAACCAGCAAAAGCCCACTTCCTGCTTCAACACTGCAACAGAAAACACTGATGAACCTGTCCATGAAAATAAAGTCAGAGCTTGCTTTCCGTCTTCTCTGCCATCTGTGGGCTCCTCTCGCTGTCTGTCACCAGCACCAGCAACCAAGCAGATGTGTCAGAGTCCCAAACTGAGCCGGCTTCATGAACAAGTCACCCAGTTCAAGCTGCTTAAACGTGCTCAAAATCAAG CAGCATCCACTGGCTTAGCGAGGTCACCCCTGCGAACAAGCCTCCGCTCCCTTCAGGCTGTGAGGAACAGCAGAAGTCTGGAGACGGACGACTATCAAACCGCTGGTCAAAGGTCCAACGCCCAGCCAG ATGTGTCATCCACCAGAACAGCCTGTGGTTTTCGATCCCTATCTCCAGCATCTGCAAACTTTCACAACCTAAAGCAGTCCTCCAGGGCTGGGTCAGTTCGAGTGGCAGCAGTGAAGGGGCTGCAGAGGTCTCAGTCTCTGAGCCCCTGCAGGATTCCTCATCCTGCAAAGGGGTACTTGCCCGTTCATGGACGAGTCTTTGCATCTCCAGAGAGACCAACCACTGCAGCATGGAGCACACGTGCTCCACCTGTTCAGCGAGGAAAGACATGA